In Vibrio stylophorae, the genomic stretch AGGTATCAGCATACGATGTGGCTGTATGTGTCGATAACCGTTGTTTCATAAACAGTAAAAATGAAGGTGCTATTGATAGGTTGGGTCTGACATCTTAACCTCAGCATCCTTAGGGGTATTAGATGCAATTACCCCTGATATTTCTAGGGATTAGAGATATCCCATTACGCTTTGTCGCGCTTTGTTACAGTTCAGGAGGGGAGATGAGAACATTTTCACAGTGTTATCCAGATTATATCCAGCTGAGCGATGGTGATGAGACGGTATTTTGCGACTGGCTCACAACGCGCTTGGGGCATTGGTACTGTCAACTTCAAGATCAGGAGCAGCACGCTGATCTCTTTCAGTGGCGGGTATTATGGCAACAGCAATCTTGGCTGATTTGCTATCAACCGCTGCTTAATCAACTTTGGGTCGAACCTTTTGCGCCGAATACAGCGTCAGGCCGCGCTTTGTTAACCCATCTTTGGCAATGCGAACAGGCGGAAATCTTGCACTGAAAATCGATGTAAAATTGCGCGTTTTTCATTTCATTTGCAGACAAGTGTGCGTATAATCGCGCACCTCAGCGACTGCTATGAGCAGGCTGAGACGAGACAATTTGTTGGGTTCCCTCGCCCCCATTGACAAAAAGGTATGTTATGACCACTTTTTCCGTGGCGCAGCAGCGCCGTGCCCTGACCTCTTTGGTTGCCTTTCACCTATTGGTGATCGCATCAAGCAACTACTTGGTTCAAATCCCCTTTACCATTTTTGGCTTCCATACCACTTGGGGCGCATTCACTTTTCCATTTATTTTTTTGGCCACTGATTTAACCGTACGAATTTATGGTGCTGCCATGGCGCGTCGTATTATTTTTATGGTGATGATGCCTGCGTTGCTGATCTCCTATCTGCTTTCTGCATTGTTCTTTGAAGGTCAGTTTCAGGGGCTCAGCCAGCTTGCCCACTTTAATACCTTTGTTGGTCGCATTGCGCTCGCAAGCTTTATGGCTTATCTCTGTGGTCAAGCCCTCGATATCTTAGTGTTTAACCGCCTGCGCCAAATGAAGCAATGGTGGGTCGCGCCAAGTGCATCGACGCTATTTGGTAATGGTTTTGATACCGTGGTGTTTTTCTCCATCGCATTTTATCAAAGCGCTGATCCTTTTATGGCTGAGCACTGGGTTGAGATCGCGTTGGTCGATTACAGCTTTAAATTGATCATTAGCTTGGGGCTATTTGTGCCTATGTATGGCGTGCTACTGAATGCGCTGGTGAAACGTCTGACCGCTGAGCCTGAGATGAGTACGGGGCAAGAGCAGCCCTTGGCAAGCAAGGCCTAATGGATAATACATCCTATTGATAAATAAAAAGGCGCGAATATCGCGCCTTTTTTGATCCCGAAAAATGCGTTGTAAAAATCAGATCTAAGCAAGACCGAGTGCAGTAAATAGCGCTTTGAGATCCGCATTGTCGTGGTCATTGAGGGGTTGCGGTTGACCTAGCTGGCGCAAGGTATCTTGCACTAAATAGGTGGCGACGCCTCGGCGACGGGTGATGGGATGAACGCAGATTTGGCTCAGTCCCTGCGCATCGAACAACAGCGCGCCTAATTCGCGGCCATTAAAACGAGCGACAAAAATGGCTTGCTCGGCAACCCAGTCATGTAGTTGCTGAGCTTGGCAGTGAGGCCAGAGCGTGAGAAGGTCCTGCTCACTTTGTGCAGTTAAATTACACAGACGATGAATGGTTAAACGCATAACAAACTCCTTTGCGACGGCGCATTTTAGCACGCGGTAGGATCCACTCCAAGATAAGTTATGCACAGCTTTTTCAGTGCGGCGTACTAGATGTAGTGGATCCTTTTACTGGATCACCCTTTATTAACGCAATCCACAGTTTTTTCCACAGCCGATCAAAATAGCAACAACCCTCCATTCTGTCTGTCTTTATCTGGGCTGCTTTGGGGTAAACTGGTTCAAAAGAAGGAGATAACATGGATACTTTTGCACATTTGTCGGTTGATGAATTAGCCCTTTGGTTGGCGCAAAAGGATCGCCCAGCGATCCTTGATATTCGCGATCCGCAAAGCTATGCCGCAGGTCATATTGATCAAGCCTGGCACCTGACGCAAGAGACGCTGCAAGCGTTTTTAGCGCAGCACGATTGGGATCGCCCTGTGGTGGTGGTGTGTTATCATGGCCACAGCAGTCAGGGTGCGGCGCAGTACTTACTTGGCCAAGGCTTAGATCAGGTCTATAGCTTGGATGGCGGGTTTGAAGCGTGGCGACGCATTCACCCCTTTGTTCAGTCGGAGTAACTATGCAAGCCATCACCCGTTTTCGAAATCCTCGAG encodes the following:
- a CDS encoding 7-cyano-7-deazaguanine/7-aminomethyl-7-deazaguanine transporter; the encoded protein is MTTFSVAQQRRALTSLVAFHLLVIASSNYLVQIPFTIFGFHTTWGAFTFPFIFLATDLTVRIYGAAMARRIIFMVMMPALLISYLLSALFFEGQFQGLSQLAHFNTFVGRIALASFMAYLCGQALDILVFNRLRQMKQWWVAPSASTLFGNGFDTVVFFSIAFYQSADPFMAEHWVEIALVDYSFKLIISLGLFVPMYGVLLNALVKRLTAEPEMSTGQEQPLASKA
- the panM gene encoding aspartate 1-decarboxylase autocleavage activator PanM, producing MRLTIHRLCNLTAQSEQDLLTLWPHCQAQQLHDWVAEQAIFVARFNGRELGALLFDAQGLSQICVHPITRRRGVATYLVQDTLRQLGQPQPLNDHDNADLKALFTALGLA
- the glpE gene encoding thiosulfate sulfurtransferase GlpE is translated as MDTFAHLSVDELALWLAQKDRPAILDIRDPQSYAAGHIDQAWHLTQETLQAFLAQHDWDRPVVVVCYHGHSSQGAAQYLLGQGLDQVYSLDGGFEAWRRIHPFVQSE